Genomic DNA from Chlorogloeopsis sp. ULAP01:
TAACACAATGGCGCAGGAAGTGTTTGAATTAGCACCTGAGCCGTTAAGAGATTATGGAGTTTCTGTATTTGTTGCAGGAGATGATGGGCAAGCGAGAAAAACAGTAATGCAGCTTGCAAAAGAGATAGGATTTGTACCAATAGACTCCGGAATTTTACGTAATGCTCGATTGGTAGAAGGCTTAGGAGATTTTATTCGCCTAATCATAATTGGTCAGCAACAAGGTGCTTATGCAACTATCTCTGTTAACATTCTGCCTGCATCGCAAAACCAACGCTTAGGCGGACGGCAAGCTTCAAGTCTGAACTAAGGAATTGGTACAGCCCGTAACAATCTTTCCATCACTGTTTTTGCCCTACGTCCGCCAGCAGGAATGAGGCGATGGCAAAGAACGTAAGGAGCAAGAAATTTTACATCGTCGGGAATAGCGTAATCACGCCCCAAAATAAAAGCTAGCGCCTGAGTCGCCCTATGTAAGGCTACAGAGCCGCGTGGACTAACTCCAAGAGTAATTTCCTCATCGCACCGTGTTGCCCGCACCAAGTCGAGCATATATTGTTGCAGGGAAATATCCACTTTGACGCGAGAGCAGATTTGCTGTAGTTGTTGAACTTCAGCTAAGGTAATGCAAGGCTGTAAATCTCCTCGTTTAACACTACCATCAAGATTTTGCAGCATTTGCAATTCTTCCTCTTCAGAAGGATAGCCCAGGCTTAAAGACAGCATAAACCGATCCATTTGTGCTTCTGGTAGGGGAAATGTACCTTGGTATTCGATCGGATTCTGGGTGGCAATGACAAAAAAGGGTGTAGGAACTGCACGAGAGACGCCATCGACTGTTACCTGATGCTCTTCCATCACTTCCAGCAAAGCCGACTGAGTACGGGGTGTAGCGCGGTTGATTTCGTCAGCTAATAGCACATTAGCAAATACAGGGCCAGGGAGAAAGTGAAACTCGCCGCTTTTGGGATTCCAAATGTTAGTGCCAGTAATATCAGTTGGTAATAGATCGGGGGTACATTGTAATCTTTGAAACTGCCCATCTATGGATCGAGCCAGGGTTTTTGCAAGGAGAGTTTTGCCTACTCCAGGCACATCTTCCAATAAAGAATGACCGCCGGCTAGCAAGGCGACTAATACTAAACGTATCGCCTCAGATTTACCAACGATGGTATGAGCCAAATTTTTAGTCAGAGCGTCAATTTTGTCTCTCATACAGCAATTATGGATAGGGTACTAGGGATTGGGGATTGGGTATTGGTGA
This window encodes:
- a CDS encoding MoxR family ATPase, translating into MRDKIDALTKNLAHTIVGKSEAIRLVLVALLAGGHSLLEDVPGVGKTLLAKTLARSIDGQFQRLQCTPDLLPTDITGTNIWNPKSGEFHFLPGPVFANVLLADEINRATPRTQSALLEVMEEHQVTVDGVSRAVPTPFFVIATQNPIEYQGTFPLPEAQMDRFMLSLSLGYPSEEEELQMLQNLDGSVKRGDLQPCITLAEVQQLQQICSRVKVDISLQQYMLDLVRATRCDEEITLGVSPRGSVALHRATQALAFILGRDYAIPDDVKFLAPYVLCHRLIPAGGRRAKTVMERLLRAVPIP